One segment of Cyprinus carpio isolate SPL01 chromosome A17, ASM1834038v1, whole genome shotgun sequence DNA contains the following:
- the LOC109074734 gene encoding breast cancer metastasis-suppressor 1-like protein-A, with the protein MPVHSREKKESNHEEMEVDFAEQEGSSSEDEDTESSSVSEDGESSEMDDEDCERRRMECLDEMTNLEKQFTDLKDQLYKERLSQIDAKLQEVMSGKSPEYLEPLANLQENMQIRTKVAGIYRELCLESVKNKYDCETQAALQHWESEKLLLFDTVQSELEEKIRRLEEDRHSIDITSELWNDELQSRKNKKKDPFSPDKKKKPVVVSGPYIVYMLQDLDILEDWTAIRKAMATLGPHRVKTDGSSKSDKHQHNASSEDGRLFYDGEWYSRGQAICIDKKDEYPTSAIITTVNHDEVWFKRVDGSKSKLYISQLQKGKCSIKYA; encoded by the exons aTGCCAGTGCACTCGAGAGAAAAGAAGGAGAGCAACCATGAAGAGATGGAGGTGGATTTCGCAGAGCAAGAGGGGAGCAGCTCAGAAGATGAGGATACAGAGAGCTCTTCTGTCTCTGAAGATGGGGAAAGTTCAG aaatggaCGATGAAGATTGTGAAAGGAGAAGGATGGAATGCTTAGACGAAATGACTAATCTAGAAAAACAGTTCACTGACCTCAAAGACCA GTTATATAAAGAGAGACTGAGTCAAATTGATGCCAAACTTCAGGAAGTGATGTCAGGAAAGTCACCAGAGTACCTGGAACCCCTTGCAAATCTTCAGGAGAACATGCAAATCAGAACTAAAGTTGCAG GTATCTACAGAGAACTGTGCTTGGAATCAGTGAAGAATAAATACGACTGTGAAACCCAAGCAGCGCTCCAGCACTGGGAG AGTGAAAAACTGTTATTATTTGATACGGTGCAAAGTGAACTAGAGGAGAAGATCAGACGTTTGGAGGAAGACCGTCACAGCATAGATATCACCTCAG AGCTCTGGAACGATGAGTTACAATcaagaaaaaataagaagaaagatCCCTTCAGtccagacaaaaagaaaaagcctGTTGTTGTGTCAG GCCCATATATAGTTTACATGCTGCAAGACCTGGATATACTGGAAGACTGGACTGCTATTAGAAAG GCCATGGCAACATTAGGACCTCACAGAGTAAAGACTGATG GCTCTTCAAAGAGTGACAAACACCAGCACAATGCCAGCTCAGAGGATGGACGCTTGTTTTACGACGGGGAATGGTACAGCCGTGGACAAGCCATATGTATTGACAAGAAAGACGAGTATCCTACGAG CGCTATAATAACTACAGTCAATCATGATGAAGTCTGGTTTAAGCGAGTCGATGGGAGCAAGTCAAAACTCTACATCTCACAGCTTCAGAAAGGCAAATGCTCCATAAAATACGCCTGA